The genomic region TCGGGGGCGTCGCCAACCCGATCAACCTCGACAGCCCGTCCGCCCTCAACATGGAAAAGCTCTACACGGTCAAGTCGCTCCTCGACGAGGTGGCCGCGTTCGTCCAGCAGGTCTACGTGCCCGACGTCTGCGCCATCGGCGCGATGTACCCCGACTGGTTCAAGTACGGCGCCGGCGTCACCAGTTACCTGGCGGTGCCCGAGCTGCCGCTCGATACGAAGGGCACGGTCTTCGACATGCCGGGCGGCACGATCATCGGCGGCCAGCCCGGAAGCTACAAGCCGATCACCTCCTTCCAGGACAAGTATTTCCGGGAGAACGTGACCGAGGGGATCGCCCGGGCGCACTATGACGGCGCGTGGGAGAAGCACCCGTGGGAAGAGACGACCGATCCGAAGCCGGGAGAGGTCGATCATGCCGGCAAATATTCCTGGGTCAAGGCGCCGCGCTTCCAGGGTAGGCCGATGCAGGTGGGCCCTACGGCTCAGGTCTACATGGCCTACGTTGCCGGCCACGAGCCGACCCGCCGATGGGCGGGGGCGGCGCTCGAGAAGGCGTCGAAGATCGCGGGCGTCCAACTGACTCCCGAGATCCTCCACTCCACGCTCGGGCGTCACGCCGCGCGCGCCATCCGGGCGGCAGTCATCAGCGAGCTCGCCCTCAAGCACTGGAACCTGCTCGCCGAAAACATCGGGAAGGGCGACGTCGCCACCTTCAACGAGCCCAAGATCGGCAACGAGGAGTTCCGTGGCGTCGGGTTCCACGAGGCGCCTCGCGGAGCGCTTTCCCACTGGGTCGTCGTGAAGAACGGGAAGATCGCCAACTACCAGGCGGTCGTTCCCTCCACATGGAACGCGGGGCCCCGTGACGGCAAGGGACAGAAGGGGCCTTACGAGGCATCGCTCGTCGGCAATCCGGTGGCCGATCCGAAGAAGCCGCTCGAGGTCCTGCGCACGATCCACTCGTTCGACCCGTGCCTTTCGTGCGCCATCCACACGGTCGACATGCAGGGGAACGAGCAGTCGTGCATCAAGGTGCTGTGACCGGGCCCGCCGTTCAAGGTCCGCCGAACATCGCCGTCGTTGGGCTCGGGAACGTCCTGATGGGCGACGACGCGTTCGGCCCCTACGTCGTTGCCGCGCTCGAGGCGCACC from Candidatus Deferrimicrobiaceae bacterium harbors:
- a CDS encoding nickel-dependent hydrogenase large subunit; protein product: MARITIDPVTRIEGHLRIDVEVDGGVVRDAWSVGTMWRGIETILKYRDPREAWIFTQRICGVCTTVHAIASVRAVENGLGLEVPLNAQYIRNLLVTAHALHDHIVHFYHLSALDWVDVVSALKADPAKAASLAESLSPWPKNGRREMEATKARLAGFVAGGQLGIFTNGYWGHPAMRLSPEVNLMAVSHYLQALDIQRKANQAVAILGGKTPNIQNLAVGGVANPINLDSPSALNMEKLYTVKSLLDEVAAFVQQVYVPDVCAIGAMYPDWFKYGAGVTSYLAVPELPLDTKGTVFDMPGGTIIGGQPGSYKPITSFQDKYFRENVTEGIARAHYDGAWEKHPWEETTDPKPGEVDHAGKYSWVKAPRFQGRPMQVGPTAQVYMAYVAGHEPTRRWAGAALEKASKIAGVQLTPEILHSTLGRHAARAIRAAVISELALKHWNLLAENIGKGDVATFNEPKIGNEEFRGVGFHEAPRGALSHWVVVKNGKIANYQAVVPSTWNAGPRDGKGQKGPYEASLVGNPVADPKKPLEVLRTIHSFDPCLSCAIHTVDMQGNEQSCIKVL